The following proteins are encoded in a genomic region of Arachis ipaensis cultivar K30076 chromosome B02, Araip1.1, whole genome shotgun sequence:
- the LOC107625683 gene encoding uncharacterized protein LOC107625683 yields the protein MELSQEWRSFFPIGTPGGSTVAPLLLSEPTTTTLGPLKFNPDTNSLNPLFSSSVFPSLLHLPPILSPSRFLSSHSLLPSTASSLSSFAQNNAISPSSYFLTNRLHLLTYPDRRTAIVFFPTGPNDDKIGFFMLSVTDSKLQVHLDGNDDIFRAEMGSSSAHRILKILVNPILEPPPYSGYDSSSPVIGYLSACTLYSVHWFIVKHSSIFDRPVMLYVGGKFFKSSSVVHACWSPHILEESVVLLESGQLFLFDLESHYHGSSTSFKGTRLKVLWNDSGYCSDCVWVSCEFSWHPRILVVARSDAVFLVDLRSKECNASCLMKIDMLRMYAPSEIEQFLALSKAGPNHFFCAVASSSLLLLIDVRKPMMPVLQWMHNIDEPCYVTVLSLSTLRSNSREDAFKLASESGYCIILGSFWNCVFNLFCYGPELPFRKGYIASKLSNINKAFCAWELPSDIDLSGCKCHCGDCLLTEELSKDALPEWIDWQLKKEIVLGFGILSSDLAALLCESDENGGFTLIRLLSSGKFELQRYHACWAPTRNLDHCHKEELWLDKHLHPFSEEEYKFPKRFHHLKLAYLQAYVGDSLSKLLHRKLEKSHMQTRQKESYASKVHEFLCEKLNACGFGRLRSSAATAAVFKDIKPPTSLHEVALRRLWADLPMEVLKLAFLNYSQCPQVVNKHKIALDFLALPDLPQLPPFFLRKSSHHNNDDIVGPVRPFPFLLVLNEFYNGCSNLEDDEFSIEAELGLKYNEVMKVASNITVSTDCSTEISLSDDQEEAWDGSLKGKSFFSYRPMAFNCCAQDFVTGDSVYSAEIYDTFIFHVRKSREQTKPLGQEVFDDHCPVELSLHAPLEISEPQGLKACNLLKKHMSKWEQHFDLYKEFCIQSRFESGS from the coding sequence ATGGAGTTATCACAGGAATGGAGGTCCTTCTTCCCAATCGGAACACCTGGTGGCTCCACCGTCGCCCCTCTTCTCCTTTCTGAACCAACCACTACCACTTTAGGCCCCCTCAAATTCAACCCTGACACTAACTCCCTCAATCCTCTCTTCTCCTCTTCTGTCTTCCCCTCTCTCCTTCACCTCCCTCCCATTCTCTCACCCTCCCGTTTTCTCTCTTCCCATTCCCTCCTCCCTTCAACTGCTTCTTCTCTCTCCTCCTTCGCCCAAAACAATGCCATTTCCCCGTCCTCCTATTTCCTTACTAACCGTCTCCACCTCCTCACTTATCCAGATCGCAGAACTGCCATTGTTTTCTTCCCCACTGGGCCCAACGATGACAAAATCGGGTTTTTCATGCTCTCCGTCACAGACTCCAAGTTGCAAGTCCACCTTGACGGAAACGATGATATTTTCCGTGCGGAGATGGGATCCTCCTCTGCTCACCGTATACTGAAAATTTTGGTGAACCCTATTCTTGAACCTCCTCCCTATTCGGGTTATGATTCCTCTTCTCCTGTTATTGGGTATTTGTCGGCTTGTACTCTCTATTCTGTGCACTGGTTCATTGTGAAGCATAGCTCTATTTTCGATAGGCCTGTTATGTTATATGTGGGCGGTAAATTTTTCAAGAGTTCTTCCGTTGTTCATGCTTGTTGGAGCCCTCATATATTGGAAGAGAGTGTGGTGTTGTTAGAAAGTGGTCAATTGTTCTTGTTTGATTTGGAGTCTCATTATCACGGTTCGAGTACTTCTTTTAAGGGGACTAGGTTGAAAGTTCTGTGGAATGATTCGGGTTATTGTAGTGATTGTGTGTGGGTGAGCTGTGAATTTAGTTGGCATCCTCGGATTTTGGTGGTTGCTCGCTCTGATGCTGTTTTCTTAGTTGACTTGAGATCCAAGGAATGTAACGCGAGTTGCCTAATGAAGATTGATATGTTGCGTATGTATGCTCCAAGCGAAATCGAGCAGTTTCTTGCCTTGTCAAAGGCAGGTCCTAACCATTTCTTCTGCGCAGTGGCTTCTAGCAGTCTTTTACTTCTCATTGATGTGAGGAAGCCTATGATGCCAGTGTTACAATGGATGCATAATATTGATGAGCCTTGTTACGTAACTGTGCTAAGCTTGTCTACCTTGAGGTCCAACTCAAGGGAAGATGCTTTCAAGTTGGCTTCTGAGTCTGGATATTGCATTATACTGGGATCATTTTGGAATTGTGTGTTTAATCTCTTCTGTTATGGACCTGAATTGCCATTCCGAAAAGGATATATTGCTTCGAAGCTTTCAAATATTAACAAAGCATTCTGTGCCTGGGAGCTTCCGTCTGATATTGATTTATCTGGCTGCAAGTGTCATTGTGGAGATTGTCTCTTAACGGAAGAGCTGTCAAAGGATGCTCTTCCTGAATGGATTGATTGGCAGCTGAAGAAAGAGATTGTCTTGGGTTTTGGAATTTTAAGCAGTGACCTGGCTGCCCTACTTTGTGAATCAGATGAAAATGGTGGATTTACACTGATAAGGCTGTTGTCATCTGGAAAGTTTGAATTGCAAAGATATCATGCTTGTTGGGCTCCAACTAGGAACTTAGATCATTGCCACAAAGAAGAATTATGGCTGGACAAACACTTGCATCCCTTCAGTGAGGAGGAATACAAATTTCCAAAAAGATTTCATCACCTAAAATTGGCTTACCTTCAGGCATATGTTGGTGATAGTCTTTCTAAATTGCTACACAGGAAACTAGAAAAGAGTCACATGCAAACTCGACAGAAGGAATCTTATGCGAGTAAAGTGCATGAGTTTTTGTGTGAGAAATTAAATGCTTGTGGGTTTGGTCGGTTAAGATCATCTGCTGCAACTGCTGCTGTCTTCAAAGATATAAAACCACCAACAAGCCTTCATGAAGTTGCTTTAAGGAGACTTTGGGCTGACTTGCCTATGGAGGTGTTAAAATtggcatttttaaattattctcaaTGTCCACAAGTTGTAAACAAGCATAAGATAGCTTTAGATTTCTTAGCTTTACCTGACCTTCCTCAGTTGCCTCCATTCTTCTTACGGAAATCTTCACACCACAACAATGATGACATTGTGGGTCCAGTTAGGCCATTTCCATTTCTACTTGTGCTAAATGAATTTTACAACGGGTGCTCAAATTTGGAAGATGACGAGTTTTCCATAGAAGCAGAGCTTGGCCTCAAGTACAATGAAGTAATGAAGGTGGCTAGTAACATAACTGTTTCAACTGATTGCTCTACGGAGATATCTCTTTCTGATGATCAAGAGGAAGCTTGGGATGGTTCGTTGAAAGGaaaatcttttttttcatatCGGCCAATGGCATTCAATTGCTGTGCCCAAGATTTTGTTACAGGGGACTCTGTTTATAGTGCTGAAATTTATGATACATTTATATTCCATGTCCGGAAGTCCAGGGAGCAGACAAAGCCTCTTGGACAAGAGGTATTTGATGATCATTGCCCTGTTGAGTTGAGTCTTCATGCTCCATTGGAAATCTCTGAACCTCAAGGTTTAAAAGCATGTAATCTACTGAAGAAACATATGTCAAAATGGGAACAACATTTTGATTTGTATAAGGAGTTTTGTATCCAATCTAGATTTGAAAGTGGTAGTTAA
- the LOC107625688 gene encoding pentatricopeptide repeat-containing protein At2g17525, mitochondrial-like isoform X1, producing the protein MYEMVEPNDVTFNILISGYCKEENLVQALVMLEKSFAMDFVPDIVSVTKVVEGLCKAGRVTEAAEVLDRVECMGASLDVVAYNTLIKGFCGVGKVKVGIHFLKQMESRGSLPNVDTYNILISGFCYSGMLDLALDLFNDMKTDGIRWNFATFDTIIRGLCSKGRIDEGFSILELMEESKEGSGGHISPYNSIIYGLFKQNRFDEAVEFLTKLGKMFPRAVDRSMTIFEHCKQGSIDDAKRVYDQMIDEGGVPSILVYDCLVHRLSENSCVREAVELMNEMIANNCFPVPSTFNAIIAGFCRQEKVESALKFMEDITARECETNAETYGPLINVTLTSGASNISRGSTSSIHGCFSEGDIIESENSLNSILIQKGMNCSVTEVLRENICRNPDWLTFVGEDSFVTFHVPQVNGWKLKTMLL; encoded by the exons ATGTATGAGATGGTGGAACCGAATGATGTCACGTTTAACATTTTAATATCCGGGTATTGCAAAGAGGAGAATTTAGTTCAGGCTTTAGTGATGCTGGAGAAGAGCTTTGCCATGGATTTTGTTCCTGATATTGTCTCCGTGACTAAGGTTGTGGAAGGTCTTTGCAAGGCCGGCCGTGTAACGGAGGCTGCTGAGGTTTTGGACAGAGTTGAGTGCATGGGGGCTTCACTTGATGTTGTGGCTTATAACACCTTGATAAAGGGGTTTTGTGGAGTAGGAAAAGTAAAAGTTGGGATtcatttcctgaagcaaatggAGAGTAGAGGCTCTCTTCCAAATGTAGACACCTATAACATACTCATATCTGGTTTTTGTTATTCTGGGATGTTAGATTTGGCCTTGGATCTTTTTAATGACATGAAAACAGATGGGATCAGATGGAACTTTGCTACATTCGACACGATAATTAGAGGGTTGTGTTCAAAAGGAAGAATCGATGAAGGTTTTTCAATTTTGGAGCTGATGGAGGAAAGCAAAGAAGGCTCGGGAGGGCACATTAGTCCTTATAATAGCATAATATATGGTCTATTCAAGCAGAACCGTTTTGATGAAGCAGTTGAATTTCTAACAAAGTTAGGAAAGATGTTTCCAAGAGCTGTTGACAGAAGCATGACGATTTTCGAACATTGTAAGCAGGGGAGTATTGACGATGCAAAGAGGGTCTATGATCAGATGATTGATGAAGGTGGAGTTCCAAGTATTCTAGTTTATGATTGCCTAGTTCACAGATTATCTGAAAACAGTTGCGTCCGAGAAGCAGTTGAGCTGATGAATGAAATGATTGCCAATAACTGCTTTCCAGTTCCATCTACATTTAATGCAATCATTGCAGGTTTTTGCAGACAAGAAAAAGTTGAAAGTGCATTGAAGTTCATGGAAGATATCACTGCAAGAGAGTGTGAAACCAATGCAGAAACTTATGGTCCTTTGATTAATGTTACAT TAACATCAGGTGCATCAAATATCTCAAGAGGGAGTACCTCATCAATACATGGTTGTTTTAGTGAAGGTGACATTATTGAATCAGAAAATTCCTTGAATTCAATTTTAATCCAAAAGGGAATGAATTGTTCAGTCACAGAGGTACTTAGAGAGAATATTTGCAG GAATCCTGATTGGTTAACATTCGTCGGTGAAGATTCTTTTGTAACTTTCCATGTCCCTCAAGTGAATGGGTGGAAGTTAAAGACAATGTTGTTATGA
- the LOC107625688 gene encoding pentatricopeptide repeat-containing protein At2g17525, mitochondrial-like isoform X3, with product MYEMVEPNDVTFNILISGYCKEENLVQALVMLEKSFAMDFVPDIVSVTKVVEGLCKAGRVTEAAEVLDRVECMGASLDVVAYNTLIKGFCGVGKVKVGIHFLKQMESRGSLPNVDTYNILISGFCYSGMLDLALDLFNDMKTDGIRWNFATFDTIIRGLCSKGRIDEGFSILELMEESKEGSGGHISPYNSIIYGLFKQNRFDEAVEFLTKLGKMFPRAVDRSMTIFEHCKQGSIDDAKRVYDQMIDEGFCRQEKVESALKFMEDITARECETNAETYGPLINVTLTSGASNISRGSTSSIHGCFSEGDIIESENSLNSILIQKGMNCSVTEVLRENICRNPDWLTFVGEDSFVTFHVPQVNGWKLKTMLL from the exons ATGTATGAGATGGTGGAACCGAATGATGTCACGTTTAACATTTTAATATCCGGGTATTGCAAAGAGGAGAATTTAGTTCAGGCTTTAGTGATGCTGGAGAAGAGCTTTGCCATGGATTTTGTTCCTGATATTGTCTCCGTGACTAAGGTTGTGGAAGGTCTTTGCAAGGCCGGCCGTGTAACGGAGGCTGCTGAGGTTTTGGACAGAGTTGAGTGCATGGGGGCTTCACTTGATGTTGTGGCTTATAACACCTTGATAAAGGGGTTTTGTGGAGTAGGAAAAGTAAAAGTTGGGATtcatttcctgaagcaaatggAGAGTAGAGGCTCTCTTCCAAATGTAGACACCTATAACATACTCATATCTGGTTTTTGTTATTCTGGGATGTTAGATTTGGCCTTGGATCTTTTTAATGACATGAAAACAGATGGGATCAGATGGAACTTTGCTACATTCGACACGATAATTAGAGGGTTGTGTTCAAAAGGAAGAATCGATGAAGGTTTTTCAATTTTGGAGCTGATGGAGGAAAGCAAAGAAGGCTCGGGAGGGCACATTAGTCCTTATAATAGCATAATATATGGTCTATTCAAGCAGAACCGTTTTGATGAAGCAGTTGAATTTCTAACAAAGTTAGGAAAGATGTTTCCAAGAGCTGTTGACAGAAGCATGACGATTTTCGAACATTGTAAGCAGGGGAGTATTGACGATGCAAAGAGGGTCTATGATCAGATGATTGATGAAG GTTTTTGCAGACAAGAAAAAGTTGAAAGTGCATTGAAGTTCATGGAAGATATCACTGCAAGAGAGTGTGAAACCAATGCAGAAACTTATGGTCCTTTGATTAATGTTACAT TAACATCAGGTGCATCAAATATCTCAAGAGGGAGTACCTCATCAATACATGGTTGTTTTAGTGAAGGTGACATTATTGAATCAGAAAATTCCTTGAATTCAATTTTAATCCAAAAGGGAATGAATTGTTCAGTCACAGAGGTACTTAGAGAGAATATTTGCAG GAATCCTGATTGGTTAACATTCGTCGGTGAAGATTCTTTTGTAACTTTCCATGTCCCTCAAGTGAATGGGTGGAAGTTAAAGACAATGTTGTTATGA
- the LOC107625688 gene encoding pentatricopeptide repeat-containing protein At2g17525, mitochondrial-like isoform X2 → MYEMVEPNDVTFNILISGYCKEENLVQALVMLEKSFAMDFVPDIVSVTKVVEGLCKAGRVTEAAEVLDRVECMGASLDVVAYNTLIKGFCGVGKVKVGIHFLKQMESRGSLPNVDTYNILISGFCYSGMLDLALDLFNDMKTDGIRWNFATFDTIIRGLCSKGRIDEGFSILELMEESKEGSGGHISPYNSIIYGLFKQNRFDEAVEFLTKLGKMFPRAVDRSMTIFEHCKQGSIDDAKRVYDQMIDEGGVPSILVYDCLVHRLSENSCVREAVELMNEMIANNCFPVPSTFNAIIAGFCRQEKVESALKFMEDITARECETNAETYGPLINVTLTSGASNISRGSTSSIHGCFSEGDIIESENSLNSILIQKGMNCSVTEVLRENICRNLVPE, encoded by the exons ATGTATGAGATGGTGGAACCGAATGATGTCACGTTTAACATTTTAATATCCGGGTATTGCAAAGAGGAGAATTTAGTTCAGGCTTTAGTGATGCTGGAGAAGAGCTTTGCCATGGATTTTGTTCCTGATATTGTCTCCGTGACTAAGGTTGTGGAAGGTCTTTGCAAGGCCGGCCGTGTAACGGAGGCTGCTGAGGTTTTGGACAGAGTTGAGTGCATGGGGGCTTCACTTGATGTTGTGGCTTATAACACCTTGATAAAGGGGTTTTGTGGAGTAGGAAAAGTAAAAGTTGGGATtcatttcctgaagcaaatggAGAGTAGAGGCTCTCTTCCAAATGTAGACACCTATAACATACTCATATCTGGTTTTTGTTATTCTGGGATGTTAGATTTGGCCTTGGATCTTTTTAATGACATGAAAACAGATGGGATCAGATGGAACTTTGCTACATTCGACACGATAATTAGAGGGTTGTGTTCAAAAGGAAGAATCGATGAAGGTTTTTCAATTTTGGAGCTGATGGAGGAAAGCAAAGAAGGCTCGGGAGGGCACATTAGTCCTTATAATAGCATAATATATGGTCTATTCAAGCAGAACCGTTTTGATGAAGCAGTTGAATTTCTAACAAAGTTAGGAAAGATGTTTCCAAGAGCTGTTGACAGAAGCATGACGATTTTCGAACATTGTAAGCAGGGGAGTATTGACGATGCAAAGAGGGTCTATGATCAGATGATTGATGAAGGTGGAGTTCCAAGTATTCTAGTTTATGATTGCCTAGTTCACAGATTATCTGAAAACAGTTGCGTCCGAGAAGCAGTTGAGCTGATGAATGAAATGATTGCCAATAACTGCTTTCCAGTTCCATCTACATTTAATGCAATCATTGCAGGTTTTTGCAGACAAGAAAAAGTTGAAAGTGCATTGAAGTTCATGGAAGATATCACTGCAAGAGAGTGTGAAACCAATGCAGAAACTTATGGTCCTTTGATTAATGTTACAT TAACATCAGGTGCATCAAATATCTCAAGAGGGAGTACCTCATCAATACATGGTTGTTTTAGTGAAGGTGACATTATTGAATCAGAAAATTCCTTGAATTCAATTTTAATCCAAAAGGGAATGAATTGTTCAGTCACAGAGGTACTTAGAGAGAATATTTGCAG AAATTTAGTGCCAGAGTAA
- the LOC107625688 gene encoding pentatricopeptide repeat-containing protein At2g17525, mitochondrial-like isoform X4 encodes MYEMVEPNDVTFNILISGYCKEENLVQALVMLEKSFAMDFVPDIVSVTKVVEGLCKAGRVTEAAEVLDRVECMGASLDVVAYNTLIKGFCGVGKVKVGIHFLKQMESRGSLPNVDTYNILISGFCYSGMLDLALDLFNDMKTDGIRWNFATFDTIIRGLCSKGRIDEGFSILELMEESKEGSGGHISPYNSIIYGLFKQNRFDEAVEFLTKLGKMFPRAVDRSMTIFEHCKQGSIDDAKRVYDQMIDEGGVPSILVYDCLVHRLSENSCVREAVELMNEMIANNCFPVPSTFNAIIAGFCRQEKVESALKFMEDITARECETNAETYGPLINVTCKKGDLQKALQLFLEM; translated from the exons ATGTATGAGATGGTGGAACCGAATGATGTCACGTTTAACATTTTAATATCCGGGTATTGCAAAGAGGAGAATTTAGTTCAGGCTTTAGTGATGCTGGAGAAGAGCTTTGCCATGGATTTTGTTCCTGATATTGTCTCCGTGACTAAGGTTGTGGAAGGTCTTTGCAAGGCCGGCCGTGTAACGGAGGCTGCTGAGGTTTTGGACAGAGTTGAGTGCATGGGGGCTTCACTTGATGTTGTGGCTTATAACACCTTGATAAAGGGGTTTTGTGGAGTAGGAAAAGTAAAAGTTGGGATtcatttcctgaagcaaatggAGAGTAGAGGCTCTCTTCCAAATGTAGACACCTATAACATACTCATATCTGGTTTTTGTTATTCTGGGATGTTAGATTTGGCCTTGGATCTTTTTAATGACATGAAAACAGATGGGATCAGATGGAACTTTGCTACATTCGACACGATAATTAGAGGGTTGTGTTCAAAAGGAAGAATCGATGAAGGTTTTTCAATTTTGGAGCTGATGGAGGAAAGCAAAGAAGGCTCGGGAGGGCACATTAGTCCTTATAATAGCATAATATATGGTCTATTCAAGCAGAACCGTTTTGATGAAGCAGTTGAATTTCTAACAAAGTTAGGAAAGATGTTTCCAAGAGCTGTTGACAGAAGCATGACGATTTTCGAACATTGTAAGCAGGGGAGTATTGACGATGCAAAGAGGGTCTATGATCAGATGATTGATGAAGGTGGAGTTCCAAGTATTCTAGTTTATGATTGCCTAGTTCACAGATTATCTGAAAACAGTTGCGTCCGAGAAGCAGTTGAGCTGATGAATGAAATGATTGCCAATAACTGCTTTCCAGTTCCATCTACATTTAATGCAATCATTGCAGGTTTTTGCAGACAAGAAAAAGTTGAAAGTGCATTGAAGTTCATGGAAGATATCACTGCAAGAGAGTGTGAAACCAATGCAGAAACTTATGGTCCTTTGATTAATGTTACATGTAAGAAGGGTGATCTTCAGAAAGCCTTGCAACTCTTCCTAGAAATG TAA